In Terriglobales bacterium, one DNA window encodes the following:
- a CDS encoding (Fe-S)-binding protein, protein MSEFVHLQDLGQTSDKPLLNLTEPDLSPLPKAFTESLEPMWKPVSDNVRQSCECGLDDTCALNLPKPKSREEESELVERFINGLKKLFEANNNWTFLQPLLLTMEQCVGCQTCADACHVFEASGRAEIYRPTFRSEILRRAYFKHVKGGGLISRLQHGDIELNWPMIARLAELAYRCNLCRRCAQSCPMGADNGLVTRELRKLFSQEMGIAPKELHERGSMVQLAKGSSTGMTARTVRDNIEFIDEDISEKTGINVETPWDVEGADVLLIHNAGEILAWPENPGAFALILNAAGIKWTMSSEIAGYDSVNYGAWYDDAQFARVALHHVEAARRLKVKKIVIGECGHAHKALAVVGDRLLLGEHNIPRESSMTLLRDIVLSGKLDLDPTRNNFPITLHDPCNLVRLMGVVQPQREILRAIAPRFREMTPHGVDNYCCGGGSGFAIMSPNNFGDWRANISGRKKLEQIFNAFSDCLASEDPKYVCAPCSNCKGQIRDLFVYHEVWKRHHIGYGGLAELIVNAMRNVKPGFVDWEWH, encoded by the coding sequence GTGAGCGAATTTGTTCACCTCCAGGACTTGGGCCAGACTTCGGACAAGCCGCTGCTGAACCTGACGGAGCCCGATCTTTCGCCTTTGCCGAAAGCGTTCACGGAGTCGCTGGAGCCGATGTGGAAGCCGGTGAGCGACAACGTACGCCAGAGCTGCGAATGCGGACTTGATGACACTTGTGCTCTGAATCTTCCGAAACCGAAGTCGCGCGAAGAAGAATCGGAACTGGTCGAAAGATTTATCAACGGGCTGAAGAAGCTTTTTGAGGCGAACAACAACTGGACTTTCCTGCAACCGCTGTTGCTCACCATGGAGCAGTGTGTGGGATGTCAGACGTGCGCCGATGCTTGCCACGTCTTCGAAGCCAGCGGACGTGCGGAAATCTATCGCCCGACCTTCCGCAGCGAGATCCTTCGGCGTGCCTACTTCAAGCACGTGAAAGGTGGCGGCCTGATTTCGCGGCTGCAGCACGGCGACATCGAGCTCAACTGGCCGATGATTGCGAGACTGGCAGAGCTGGCCTATCGCTGTAACCTTTGCCGTCGGTGTGCACAGAGCTGTCCGATGGGTGCCGACAACGGACTGGTTACGCGCGAGTTGCGCAAGCTTTTCAGCCAGGAGATGGGCATCGCGCCGAAGGAACTGCATGAGCGCGGATCGATGGTTCAACTGGCTAAAGGTTCTTCAACTGGCATGACCGCCCGCACGGTTCGCGACAACATCGAGTTCATCGATGAAGATATTTCAGAGAAGACGGGCATCAACGTCGAGACGCCTTGGGATGTAGAAGGTGCCGATGTCCTGCTGATCCACAACGCAGGTGAAATTCTTGCTTGGCCGGAGAATCCGGGTGCCTTTGCGCTCATCTTGAACGCTGCCGGGATCAAGTGGACCATGTCCTCCGAAATCGCCGGGTACGACTCTGTCAATTACGGTGCATGGTACGACGACGCACAATTCGCTCGCGTCGCGCTTCACCATGTTGAAGCGGCGCGCAGGCTGAAGGTAAAGAAGATCGTCATCGGCGAATGCGGGCACGCGCACAAAGCGTTGGCTGTGGTTGGCGATCGGTTGTTGCTGGGCGAGCACAACATTCCGCGAGAAAGCTCCATGACGCTGTTGCGCGACATTGTCCTGAGCGGCAAGCTCGACCTCGATCCGACGCGCAACAATTTCCCGATCACGCTTCACGATCCCTGCAACCTTGTTCGCCTGATGGGCGTGGTCCAGCCGCAACGGGAGATCCTTCGCGCCATCGCGCCCCGCTTCCGCGAGATGACGCCACACGGCGTCGACAATTACTGCTGCGGCGGCGGAAGCGGATTTGCCATCATGTCGCCCAACAACTTCGGCGACTGGCGCGCCAATATTTCAGGTCGCAAGAAGCTTGAGCAAATCTTCAATGCTTTTTCCGATTGTCTGGCGTCGGAGGACCCGAAGTACGTCTGCGCGCCATGCAGCAACTGCAAAGGACAAATCCGCGATCTTTTCGTCTATCACGAGGTCTGGAAGCGCCACCACATCGGTTACGGCGGCCTTGCGGAACTAATCGTCAACGCGATGCGTAACGTCAAACCAGGTTTTGTGGATTGGGAATGGCATTAA
- a CDS encoding histidine kinase, which translates to MMPMDKLVLITLLVKLGVAAAIASALVRAREFQKLLYIEDRTLRQKIYLVLFMCLPFALGVEVRSAARNFLAADLTFEAILLMGVMGGQFAGVAGGVICAIPAVLHGEYLTLPFNVLAGLIAGTLRNYARDPELIWSFSPFVDLSLYRWIRKVVPRPKIDWQIMFFGAIVLLQLLRWELGRLFPGYIFSLDSHNPWIVIAIFATVLMCVGIPMKIWNNTRIELKLEEQERLLLQARMEALQNQINPHFLFNTLNSISSLVRFDPDTARELIVKLASILRRLLRKTESFVPLREEIDFIDDYLDIEVVRFGRDKLRVMKELDPSSLDVMVPSMMLQPLVENSIKHGLSPKVEGGSIILRSRIQDDRLIVEVEDDGVGIGGDGFLERPSGVGGTGIGMANVAERLKVLFGETSRLVVNNSATGGTLVQISLPIYQIHDVAQGVSGILQEARSNTLR; encoded by the coding sequence ATGATGCCGATGGACAAACTCGTGCTGATCACGTTGCTGGTGAAGCTCGGCGTGGCAGCGGCGATCGCCAGCGCCCTGGTGCGCGCACGGGAGTTCCAAAAGCTTCTCTACATAGAGGACAGGACGCTTCGCCAGAAGATTTACCTTGTTCTGTTCATGTGCCTGCCATTTGCGCTGGGCGTGGAAGTTCGCTCGGCGGCGCGCAACTTTCTTGCCGCAGACCTGACCTTCGAAGCCATTCTGCTGATGGGTGTCATGGGCGGGCAATTTGCCGGCGTTGCGGGCGGCGTGATCTGCGCGATTCCAGCCGTGCTTCATGGCGAATACCTGACCTTACCCTTCAATGTGCTTGCCGGCCTTATCGCAGGAACACTGCGCAATTACGCGCGCGATCCGGAGTTGATCTGGTCGTTCTCTCCGTTCGTTGATCTGAGCCTCTATCGTTGGATACGGAAGGTGGTGCCACGTCCGAAGATCGACTGGCAGATCATGTTCTTCGGCGCGATCGTACTGCTGCAGCTTCTGCGATGGGAACTGGGGCGGCTGTTCCCAGGCTACATCTTTTCACTCGACAGCCATAACCCGTGGATCGTAATCGCAATCTTCGCGACGGTGCTGATGTGCGTGGGAATCCCGATGAAGATCTGGAACAACACGCGCATCGAGCTCAAGCTCGAAGAGCAGGAACGCCTGTTGCTCCAGGCACGCATGGAAGCGCTGCAGAACCAGATTAACCCGCACTTCCTGTTCAATACTCTCAATTCAATTTCGTCCCTGGTGAGATTCGATCCGGACACGGCACGCGAGCTCATCGTGAAGCTGGCGAGCATTCTCCGCAGGCTGTTGCGGAAGACAGAGTCATTCGTTCCGCTACGCGAAGAGATCGACTTTATCGACGACTACCTCGACATTGAAGTGGTGCGCTTCGGACGCGATAAGCTCCGGGTGATGAAAGAGCTGGATCCGAGTTCTCTCGACGTCATGGTGCCAAGCATGATGCTGCAGCCGCTGGTTGAGAACTCGATCAAGCATGGGTTGAGTCCGAAGGTGGAAGGCGGCTCAATCATCCTGAGAAGTCGCATTCAGGATGATCGCTTGATCGTCGAGGTGGAAGATGACGGCGTGGGAATCGGCGGCGACGGCTTCCTGGAAAGGCCGAGCGGTGTGGGCGGTACTGGAATCGGCATGGCGAATGTCGCAGAACGGCTGAAGGTGCTGTTTGGCGAGACGTCGCGGCTAGTAGTCAACAACAGTGCCACTGGCGGCACACTGGTGCAAATCTCACTGCCTATCTACCAAATACATGACGTGGCACAAGGGGTATCCGGCATCCTTCAGGAAGCGCGCTCCAACACCTTGCGGTAG
- a CDS encoding threonine synthase, whose product MARIAYLECTKCGERVTADLPRTLCPKDAGSLYVRYDLEPIRKSFTRESLANAPKTMWRYAPVLPNVEPVTLGEGLTPLLQSRRESNVYIKDEGLNPTGSFKARGLCAAVTMAKAYGVQKLAIPSAGNAAGALAAYAAAAGIEAHIFMPKDVPQANLIECEAFGAKVTLVNGLISDCARIVAERKQAQGWFDVSTLKEPFRVEGKKTMGYEIVEQLGWKMPDAVIYPTGGGVGLIGMWKAFDEMECLGWVGKERPKMITVQAAGCAPVSKAWEEGTPVTEMWPDAQTIAAGLRVPKPYADYIILDILKQSGGTAVTVTDDEMMDACFEWASEEGVFAAPEGAASLFAYRKLRANGFLKESDTVVLFNTGSGYKYIDVIAHYMGKHSPSANQGMAKPKRHNVGGIISPF is encoded by the coding sequence ATGGCAAGAATCGCCTACCTTGAATGCACGAAGTGCGGCGAACGGGTAACCGCGGATTTACCGCGCACATTGTGCCCGAAAGACGCGGGTTCGCTCTACGTGCGGTACGACCTGGAACCCATTCGGAAATCCTTTACGAGGGAGTCGCTCGCTAACGCTCCGAAGACGATGTGGCGTTATGCGCCGGTACTGCCGAATGTGGAGCCGGTCACTCTGGGTGAAGGCCTAACGCCACTATTGCAGAGCCGGCGCGAGTCAAATGTCTACATCAAGGACGAAGGGCTGAATCCGACTGGATCATTCAAGGCAAGGGGACTCTGCGCGGCTGTCACCATGGCCAAGGCGTATGGCGTCCAAAAACTGGCGATTCCATCCGCGGGCAATGCGGCCGGAGCATTGGCAGCATACGCGGCAGCGGCCGGAATTGAAGCGCACATTTTCATGCCCAAAGATGTGCCGCAAGCGAACCTGATCGAGTGCGAAGCGTTCGGCGCGAAGGTGACGCTGGTCAATGGGTTGATCTCGGATTGTGCGCGGATTGTCGCAGAGCGCAAGCAGGCGCAGGGCTGGTTCGATGTGTCCACGTTAAAGGAGCCGTTCCGCGTGGAAGGCAAAAAAACGATGGGCTACGAGATCGTCGAACAGCTTGGATGGAAGATGCCTGACGCGGTTATCTACCCGACCGGGGGCGGCGTGGGCTTGATCGGCATGTGGAAGGCGTTCGATGAGATGGAATGCCTGGGCTGGGTCGGCAAAGAGCGTCCGAAGATGATTACGGTACAGGCGGCAGGGTGCGCACCGGTCTCCAAGGCCTGGGAAGAAGGAACGCCGGTTACGGAGATGTGGCCGGACGCACAGACGATTGCGGCGGGTTTGCGCGTTCCAAAGCCATACGCCGACTACATCATTCTCGACATCCTGAAGCAGAGTGGCGGAACGGCCGTGACGGTCACTGACGACGAAATGATGGACGCGTGCTTCGAGTGGGCATCGGAGGAAGGTGTGTTTGCGGCTCCGGAAGGTGCGGCATCGTTATTCGCCTATCGCAAATTGCGTGCGAACGGATTTCTGAAAGAGAGCGACACTGTAGTGTTGTTCAATACGGGATCCGGTTACAAGTACATCGATGTGATCGCACATTACATGGGCAAGCACTCCCCATCGGCGAACCAGGGCATGGCGAAGCCGAAGCGACACAACGTGGGTGGGATCATCAGTCCGTTTTGA
- a CDS encoding response regulator has protein sequence MKAILFVDDHEVLARLSCEILEMQGYRAVSAYSAQDALNKFENQKFDLMVTDFRMEGMNGLELARKVHDKYPDVPVIIVTGYGPIDAGKEVDTVLQKEELFPDLLDKIKFYLDQAEAREEEVGARDSA, from the coding sequence ATGAAAGCCATTTTGTTCGTCGATGACCACGAAGTACTCGCTCGCCTCAGTTGCGAGATCCTCGAAATGCAGGGATACCGAGCCGTCTCCGCCTACAGCGCCCAGGACGCCCTCAACAAGTTCGAGAACCAGAAGTTCGATCTCATGGTCACCGATTTCCGCATGGAAGGCATGAACGGTCTCGAGCTCGCCCGCAAGGTCCACGACAAGTATCCCGACGTGCCGGTCATCATCGTCACCGGCTACGGTCCCATCGACGCCGGCAAAGAGGTCGATACCGTCCTGCAAAAGGAAGAGCTCTTCCCTGATCTGCTCGACAAGATCAAGTTCTACCTCGACCAGGCGGAGGCCCGCGAAGAAGAAGTGGGCGCCCGCGACTCCGCTTAA
- a CDS encoding ChbG/HpnK family deacetylase, producing MRRLIVNADDFGLTSGVNQAIAEAHQRGIVTSTTLMANGRAFADAARLARTNPNLSVGCHVVLVDGQPVSRPEQVHSLLAPAEKPPSVFRRGAVRRVAATMAPRNSFYDGFGDIAKRSMRGQLRADQIEQEVISQVQRLQGAGIDVTHIDTHKHTHMLPRVADAVFRGARASGVRAIRNPFVPNTGLVLSHIIRRPILWKRFVGFSFLRGYNYDFRHRAEAAGLATPNGSFGVISTGALNEDIFRAVVDSIPEGTWEFVCHPGYNDDELSHVRTRLRDSRVKEFNLLTSPWAKQILDEHKVKLVSYRDLVANQ from the coding sequence GTGCGCCGCCTCATCGTAAACGCCGACGATTTCGGTCTAACGTCTGGAGTGAATCAGGCCATCGCCGAGGCACATCAGCGCGGCATCGTGACCTCCACCACCTTGATGGCGAACGGACGCGCCTTCGCCGACGCTGCTCGCCTCGCACGCACGAACCCCAATCTAAGCGTCGGCTGCCATGTTGTTTTGGTGGATGGCCAGCCTGTTTCGCGGCCCGAACAGGTCCACAGTTTGCTCGCGCCCGCCGAAAAACCGCCGTCAGTTTTTCGCCGAGGGGCAGTCCGCCGTGTTGCCGCCACCATGGCTCCGCGGAACAGTTTCTACGACGGCTTCGGCGACATCGCGAAGCGCAGCATGCGCGGCCAGCTTCGCGCCGACCAGATTGAGCAGGAAGTCATTTCTCAAGTCCAGCGATTGCAGGGCGCCGGGATCGACGTCACCCACATCGACACCCACAAGCACACGCACATGTTGCCGCGTGTTGCCGATGCCGTTTTCCGTGGCGCACGCGCCAGCGGTGTCCGCGCCATCCGCAATCCTTTCGTGCCGAACACTGGTTTGGTTTTAAGCCATATCATCCGACGGCCCATACTTTGGAAGCGCTTCGTCGGCTTCTCGTTCCTGCGCGGATACAACTACGACTTCCGGCACCGTGCCGAAGCTGCTGGACTGGCTACGCCGAATGGCAGCTTTGGTGTCATCAGTACCGGTGCCCTGAACGAAGACATCTTCCGCGCCGTGGTCGATTCCATTCCCGAAGGCACATGGGAATTCGTTTGCCATCCCGGCTACAACGACGACGAACTGTCGCACGTTCGCACTCGCCTTCGCGACTCGCGTGTGAAGGAATTCAATCTGCTGACCTCACCGTGGGCAAAGCAAATTCTCGATGAGCACAAAGTCAAACTTGTCTCGTATCGCGACCTCGTCGCTAACCAATGA
- a CDS encoding aminotransferase class V-fold PLP-dependent enzyme → MDGKLIYLDNAATVWPKPEIVYDFMMKFYRETGVNPGRSGFDLAIEAGSLLDKLRKRLTKLFGGDLDAPERVCFGYNATDALNLIIFGLLRPGDHVITTCLEHNSVIRPINHLVRDSNVQATYVRFNAQGFVEPEAILHAIRPNTRLVIMNHGSNVLGTVQPVKEVGKICREHGIYFAIDTAQTAGVIPINMQEMNIDVLAFTGHKGLMGTTGIGGLCVRKHVELKQTRGGGTGVRSAYPYHLEEYPWRMEFGTPNMVGVASLWAGQDWLDEHGVQQTHAREMRLAQRLVDGLKPIDGVKIYCCGSLENHLSTITMNVEGLEAGDVGTMLDVDHNVATRTGLHCAPLVHEQLGTVPLHGGVRFSIGAFNTESDIDAAIEGVKQIAKWAKERRAKKSTVMANA, encoded by the coding sequence ATGGACGGAAAGCTTATTTATCTGGATAACGCGGCAACGGTTTGGCCGAAGCCCGAGATTGTTTACGACTTCATGATGAAGTTTTACCGCGAAACCGGAGTGAATCCGGGACGTAGCGGCTTCGACCTGGCCATTGAGGCCGGTTCACTTCTGGATAAACTCCGCAAGCGGCTGACGAAATTATTCGGCGGCGACCTGGATGCTCCCGAGCGCGTGTGCTTCGGTTACAACGCGACCGACGCGCTGAACCTGATCATCTTCGGCCTGCTGCGGCCTGGCGACCACGTGATCACCACCTGCCTTGAGCACAACTCGGTGATCCGTCCCATCAATCACCTGGTTCGCGACAGCAATGTGCAAGCCACCTACGTTCGTTTCAACGCGCAGGGGTTCGTTGAACCTGAGGCAATCCTGCATGCAATCCGGCCCAACACGCGACTCGTGATCATGAATCATGGTTCGAACGTTCTCGGTACGGTTCAGCCGGTGAAAGAAGTGGGCAAGATCTGCCGTGAGCACGGCATCTACTTTGCGATTGATACAGCCCAGACTGCCGGCGTCATCCCCATCAACATGCAGGAAATGAACATCGATGTGTTGGCCTTCACCGGACACAAAGGATTGATGGGAACCACGGGTATCGGCGGATTGTGTGTTCGCAAGCACGTGGAATTGAAGCAGACGCGAGGAGGCGGAACTGGTGTGCGCTCTGCGTATCCGTATCACCTGGAGGAGTACCCGTGGCGCATGGAGTTCGGCACTCCGAATATGGTGGGTGTCGCGTCTCTGTGGGCAGGGCAGGATTGGCTCGATGAGCATGGAGTACAGCAGACGCATGCGCGCGAGATGAGGCTTGCTCAACGCCTGGTGGACGGCTTAAAGCCAATCGACGGCGTAAAGATCTACTGCTGCGGCAGCCTTGAAAACCATCTGTCCACAATCACGATGAACGTCGAGGGACTCGAGGCAGGCGACGTAGGCACCATGCTGGACGTGGATCACAACGTTGCGACGCGCACCGGCTTGCACTGCGCTCCACTTGTCCACGAACAGCTCGGAACGGTTCCACTTCACGGTGGAGTGCGGTTCTCCATCGGTGCCTTCAACACCGAGTCGGATATCGACGCTGCTATAGAAGGCGTGAAGCAGATCGCGAAGTGGGCAAAGGAACGGCGGGCGAAGAAGTCCACCGTGATGGCGAACGCGTAG
- the bshA gene encoding N-acetyl-alpha-D-glucosaminyl L-malate synthase BshA: MKIGITCYPTYGGSGVVATELGMELAERGHEVHFITYSQPFRLREDQQNIFFHEVEVSHYPLFDYPPYDLALATRMAEVAQFYALDLLHVHYAIPHSVSALLAKQMIGSLPKGSWRLPFVTTLHGTDITLIGLDRSYLPITRFSIEQSDGVTAISKYLRDKTYQEFNVRNEIQVISNFVNCDIYKRTDEIRSKRHEFAKDDEKILVHLSNFRPVKRVWDVVEVFDRVQKEIPSRLILIGDGPDRSRAEWLAMEKGIHDKVLFLGKQDLVHEKLALADVMLLPSELESFGLAALEAMACEVVPISTDVGGLPEVIEHGRTGFLARVGDVESMSRYAIELLSDETKLKETAYRARVAAQSRYCTSKIIPQYEDFYRKVLERAS, from the coding sequence ATGAAGATCGGGATCACCTGCTATCCCACATACGGCGGCAGTGGCGTCGTCGCGACGGAACTCGGCATGGAACTTGCCGAGCGTGGACACGAAGTCCATTTCATCACTTACTCGCAGCCATTCCGGCTTCGCGAAGATCAACAGAACATCTTCTTCCACGAAGTCGAGGTCTCGCATTATCCGTTGTTCGACTATCCACCTTACGACCTGGCCCTCGCCACACGCATGGCCGAAGTGGCCCAGTTCTATGCTCTCGATCTTCTGCACGTTCATTACGCGATTCCACACTCCGTCAGCGCTTTGCTTGCGAAGCAGATGATCGGTTCCCTTCCCAAAGGATCTTGGCGGCTTCCCTTTGTGACCACGCTTCACGGGACCGACATCACCCTGATCGGTCTCGACCGCTCTTATCTTCCGATCACGCGCTTCTCGATTGAGCAAAGTGACGGCGTTACCGCCATCTCGAAATATCTGCGCGACAAGACATATCAGGAATTCAACGTTCGCAACGAAATCCAGGTCATTTCAAACTTCGTCAATTGCGACATCTACAAGCGCACCGACGAAATCCGCAGTAAGCGCCACGAGTTTGCGAAGGACGACGAGAAGATCCTCGTCCACCTTTCGAACTTCCGCCCCGTGAAGCGCGTCTGGGATGTCGTCGAGGTCTTCGACCGCGTCCAGAAGGAAATTCCATCCAGGCTCATTCTGATCGGTGACGGCCCCGATCGTTCCCGCGCCGAATGGCTCGCCATGGAAAAAGGCATTCACGACAAGGTACTCTTCCTCGGCAAGCAGGACTTGGTTCACGAAAAGCTCGCGCTCGCCGACGTCATGTTGCTGCCCAGCGAACTCGAGTCTTTCGGTCTCGCCGCGCTGGAAGCCATGGCCTGCGAAGTTGTTCCTATCTCGACCGACGTAGGTGGACTCCCCGAAGTGATCGAGCACGGGCGTACCGGATTTCTCGCCCGCGTCGGAGATGTGGAATCGATGTCGCGCTATGCCATCGAGCTTCTATCCGACGAAACCAAGCTCAAGGAGACCGCATACCGCGCGCGCGTTGCCGCCCAGTCGCGTTACTGCACCAGCAAGATCATTCCGCAATACGAGGATTTCTACCGCAAGGTGTTGGAGCGCGCTTCCTGA
- a CDS encoding Lrp/AsnC family transcriptional regulator, with protein MQRSREHLLDQIGWNILQELQQNARIPFAELGRRVGLSTPAVAERVRNMEDAGIILGYRTEVDPMACGYNVKAFIRVNVAGDKLQHFVELAKSRPEVLECHRVTGAESFIVKMAVADMEHLERAIDSLMPYVATTTSMILSSAITWGPVQPRVQAEPLPEPRKKVASSATKKS; from the coding sequence ATGCAACGTAGCCGGGAGCATTTACTCGACCAGATCGGGTGGAACATTCTTCAGGAACTGCAACAGAACGCTCGCATCCCGTTCGCGGAACTGGGTCGGCGCGTGGGTCTTTCGACGCCGGCGGTTGCTGAGCGGGTGCGCAATATGGAGGATGCCGGCATCATTCTGGGATACCGGACGGAAGTGGATCCGATGGCGTGCGGCTACAACGTAAAGGCATTCATTCGCGTGAACGTGGCCGGCGACAAATTGCAGCACTTCGTGGAACTGGCGAAGTCGCGCCCGGAGGTGCTGGAATGCCACCGCGTGACCGGCGCGGAGTCGTTCATCGTAAAGATGGCAGTCGCAGACATGGAGCATTTGGAACGCGCCATCGATTCGCTGATGCCCTATGTGGCGACGACGACGTCGATGATCCTTTCATCGGCGATCACCTGGGGGCCGGTGCAGCCGCGAGTGCAGGCAGAGCCCTTGCCGGAACCACGAAAGAAAGTGGCTTCGAGCGCGACGAAAAAGTCTTAA
- a CDS encoding respiratory nitrate reductase subunit gamma, with protein sequence MAALLYISLYASLLLFVIGCVKRAHEYSRFPMHLRWELYPVPHEDPVRAAYGGSYFEESEWWTKSRRRNRVGELRTMVVEIILLDTVRKAKPDLWWRSLVFHGGIFGVVFAFLLQVVGLAVPAAVWISRVSLALCIIGSAALLSRRWFDRELKNSTNPAHAIHLVLIIFAASLLLIGSFQAAVPSVRDFVRAALFFNTDLALPATLTVGLFLCCALLAYIPFSAMAHFIGKYFGYHSVRWDDEPNRGEKLVRPIAQNLSYRPTWSAGHMHAGKTWAEIAAGAPEGEVQK encoded by the coding sequence ATGGCGGCACTGCTATACATTTCGCTATACGCCAGTCTGCTGCTGTTCGTCATAGGCTGCGTAAAGCGCGCGCACGAATACTCGCGGTTCCCGATGCACCTGCGCTGGGAACTGTATCCAGTTCCTCACGAAGACCCTGTACGCGCCGCATATGGCGGATCGTATTTCGAAGAAAGCGAGTGGTGGACGAAGTCTCGGCGCCGCAACCGGGTCGGCGAACTTCGGACGATGGTGGTCGAGATAATTCTGCTCGACACGGTTCGAAAAGCGAAACCCGACCTCTGGTGGCGGTCCCTTGTTTTTCACGGCGGAATCTTCGGTGTCGTGTTCGCGTTTCTATTGCAGGTGGTCGGCCTGGCAGTCCCGGCGGCCGTATGGATAAGCCGAGTCTCCCTGGCGCTTTGCATTATTGGGTCCGCGGCGTTGCTATCACGTCGCTGGTTCGACCGCGAACTGAAGAACTCAACGAATCCTGCTCACGCTATTCACCTCGTACTCATCATCTTTGCGGCGTCGTTGCTCTTGATCGGAAGCTTTCAGGCAGCAGTACCTTCAGTCCGCGACTTTGTTAGGGCGGCCCTGTTCTTCAATACAGATTTAGCCCTCCCCGCAACCCTGACGGTCGGGCTGTTTCTTTGTTGTGCGCTTCTGGCGTATATCCCGTTTTCTGCCATGGCCCATTTCATTGGTAAGTACTTCGGGTATCACTCGGTGCGATGGGATGACGAGCCGAATCGAGGCGAAAAGCTGGTGCGGCCGATTGCCCAGAACTTGTCATATCGGCCTACGTGGTCGGCCGGGCATATGCACGCGGGGAAGACCTGGGCAGAAATTGCGGCTGGCGCTCCCGAGGGCGAGGTGCAGAAGTGA
- a CDS encoding alanine--tRNA ligase-related protein, which yields MTKRLYYNDTFLHEFDANIARVIEGDRPGVVLDQTAFYPTSGGQVFDRGTMVSNGSEATVEQVEETESGEIVHYINPADVSKLRAGEKIRGIVDAERRRDHMQQHSGQHVLSAAFERLYNMPTVSFHMGDESCTIDLATNGLKAEQIIAAEKLANDVVFENRPVQIRFVPFDEAKSLGLRKLPDVGKEELRLIDIADFDLCACGGTHVQGTAQIGMVLVRKFEKVKQGFRVEFVCGLRALHTARRDFETLTQAAGLYSAHIYEVPKQIAKSLDEIKSAQKAQHKLVEELAEFWAGDLAANSPGAEKFTLVKQVFADRDLAFVKMLAQKLSRQPGVLAILGTTMGQPSIVLSRSEDVDVDVSALMKEAMASVGGRGGGTKDLAQGGVPDGKVSELVDGIASRLS from the coding sequence TTGACCAAGCGCCTTTATTACAACGACACATTTCTGCATGAGTTCGACGCGAATATTGCGCGGGTGATCGAGGGAGATCGTCCAGGCGTGGTATTGGACCAGACAGCGTTTTATCCGACGAGCGGCGGGCAGGTGTTCGACCGCGGAACGATGGTGTCGAACGGTTCCGAAGCAACCGTCGAACAGGTAGAAGAAACAGAGTCCGGTGAAATCGTTCATTACATTAATCCGGCCGATGTTTCGAAGCTGCGTGCGGGAGAGAAAATTCGCGGCATCGTCGATGCGGAACGCCGTCGCGACCACATGCAGCAGCATTCGGGTCAGCACGTGCTGTCGGCAGCGTTCGAGCGGCTATATAACATGCCGACTGTCTCGTTCCATATGGGCGACGAGTCGTGCACGATCGATCTAGCCACAAACGGGTTGAAGGCGGAGCAAATCATTGCCGCCGAGAAGCTCGCCAACGACGTGGTATTTGAGAACCGTCCGGTACAGATCCGGTTCGTGCCATTCGACGAGGCGAAGAGCCTCGGGCTACGGAAGTTGCCGGACGTCGGTAAAGAAGAGTTGCGGTTGATCGATATCGCCGATTTCGATCTGTGCGCCTGTGGCGGCACCCACGTACAAGGAACAGCGCAGATCGGCATGGTACTGGTGAGGAAGTTTGAGAAGGTGAAGCAGGGATTCCGTGTGGAATTCGTTTGCGGCTTACGGGCCTTGCACACCGCGCGCAGAGACTTCGAAACCCTGACGCAAGCGGCGGGATTGTATTCGGCACATATCTACGAAGTGCCGAAGCAGATCGCGAAATCGCTGGATGAGATCAAGTCGGCGCAGAAGGCACAGCATAAGTTAGTGGAAGAATTGGCGGAGTTCTGGGCGGGAGATCTGGCGGCAAACTCGCCCGGTGCAGAGAAATTCACGCTGGTGAAGCAGGTGTTTGCGGACAGGGATCTGGCGTTCGTAAAGATGCTGGCGCAAAAATTGTCGCGTCAGCCGGGAGTGCTGGCAATTCTGGGAACCACCATGGGGCAGCCCTCGATTGTGCTCTCGCGTTCAGAGGATGTGGACGTAGATGTTTCCGCACTCATGAAAGAAGCGATGGCGTCAGTAGGCGGACGTGGCGGCGGTACAAAGGATTTGGCGCAGGGCGGTGTTCCTGACGGAAAAGTCTCTGAACTGGTAGACGGGATTGCGAGTCGGCTGAGCTGA